CAGCTCACGCAGATAGTTGGTCTGGGTTAAATCCAGCTCGGTGTAACCCCCGCGTGGAATACCTTTTGGCAGCAGGATATCACCGTAGCGCACGCGAATCAGACGACTCACCTGCACGCCCACCGCTTCCCACAGACGACGAACCTCACGGTTACGGCCTTCGGTCAGGGTGACGTTATACCACTGGTTGATCCCTTCACCGCCGGTGAATTTAATGGTTTTAAACGCCGCAGGCCCGTCTTCAAGCTGAACGCCGCGCGACAGATCACGCAGTTTGTTTTCATCAACCTGACCGAACACGCGCACCGCGTATTCACGTTCCACTTCACGGCTTGGGTGCATCAGGCGGTTTGCCAACTCGCCATCGGTGGTGAACAGCAGCAGACCGCAGGTGTTCACATCCAGACGCCCTACTGCAATCCAGCGCGCACCGCGCAGTTTTGGCAGACGGTCAAATACCGTCGGGCGGCCTTCTGGATCGTTACGCGTACACAGTTCGCCTTCCGGCTTGTAATAAGCCAGTACGCGACAAATTTGTTCAGCTGACTCTTTAACAGAGATCACGTGACCGTCGAGACGGATTTTCATTCCCGCAACGACTTCTACGCGGTCACCCAGCTTGGCAATTTTGCCGTCTACGCTGACGCGACCCGCTTCAATAATGGTTTCGATTTCACGGCGTGAACCGTGGCCAGCACGCGCCAGCACTTTCTGTAACTTTTCGCTCATTGAGCATCCTTCAGGTGTCGCCTTCACAGGCGTCGAATTAGGGTCAAAAAAGCGGTTTTCCGCTGTTTTGATGGCCGCGTAGTATATCCGCTTAAACCATTACAAGAAAGGTTTAACGTCACCCACACCTTCACGAATCACTTCTGGTGCATCTTCCGTAAGATCGACAACCGTGGTCGGTTGCTGACCGAGATAACCGCCGTGAATAATCAGGTCGACCTGCTTCTCCAGACGATCTTTAATCTCCTCCGGGTCGGACTCGGTAAAATCGCTGCCCGGCAGCATCAGAGACGTGGACAGCATCGGCTCGCCGAGCGTTTCAAGCAGCATCTGCGCAATCGGGTTCGACGGTACGCGCATCCCGATGGTTTTACGTTTTTCCTGCAACAATCGGCGCGGGACTTCCTTAGTGCCTTTCAGAATGAAAGTATAGTTGCCCGGCGTGTTGTTTTTGATTAAGCGAAACGCGACGTTATCCACGTAAGCGTAGGTCGAGATTTCAGAGAGATCGCGACACATCAGGGTAAAGTTATGCCCGTCTGGCAAATGGCGGATGCGACAGATGCGTTCCATCGCCCCTTTATCTTCGATTTTACAGCCCAGCGCGTAGCCGGAATCGGTAGGATAAACAATCACACCGCCCTTGCGAACGATCTCAACCGCCTGGTTAATCAACCGCGCCTGCGGGTTGTCCGGGTGAATATAGAAAAACTGACTCATGCTTCCCTCTCTTCAATGTGTTGCTGCGGCTGCTCCCAAAGCCCCCAGACCGGTTCGACACCTGCGGGTAACCAGAGCTTGCGCCCCAGTTCAATCCATGCACAAGGCTGGTGAAAATCAGAGCCTTGCGACGCAAGTAAACCGTACTGGCGAGCATACGTCGCCAGCTGACTGCGTTCATTGGGTGCCTGCTGACACTGGGATACTTCCATCGCTTCGCCACCGTGTTCCGCGAAGTGTGCCAGCAGTCTTTTCAGCCACTTAGCCGAAAGGTTATACCGACCTGGATGGGCCAGCACCGCCTTGCCGCCAGAATGATGAATGACATCAATAGCTTGTTTTATTGTACACCACTGTGGCGGAACGTATCCGGTTTTACCGCGCGCGAGGTATTTTTTGAACACATCGGCAAAGTTATTGGCCTTCCCGGCCTCCACCAGAAAACGCGCGAAGTGACCGCGCGTAACAGCCCCGCCATTGGCTAAACGGCGCGCCCCTTCCAGCGCGCCGGGGATCTGCGATTTTTCAAGCCGCTCGCCAATCAGTTCCGCACGCTGGTTGCGGCGTTCTTTCTGTTCTTCCAGGAACGCACACAGCGCCGGATTCTCGATATCAATATTCAGACCGACGATATGGATTTCGTGATTTTCCCAGACGGTGGAAATTTCTACGCCGGAGACCAGGTTTAACGGCAGACTGCTGCGGGCAATCTCGGCCCGTGCCGCCGGAATGGCATCCGTGGTGTCGTGATCGGTTATCGCCAGCGTGCCCACGCGCATTTCCACCGCACGGTGAACCAGTGCTTCGGGCGTTAACAGGCCATCGGAGGCCTGAGTGTGGCTGTGTAAATCATAAATCACGGCGTATTTTGTTTCGCTCAAAGCGGTTTCCATCACAGGTTTATCGTATTCAGGAAGACTATGATAACGGCTTGCGCGTAAATTCTGAAATCAGGGGTTGACTTTACGCCATCGAACTAGTTAACTAGTACGCAAGTTCACTCAAGAAGGTATCTGAAAATGAAAGCACATTTCTCTCTGCACGGCTGGTGGCGCACTTCCTGATTATCGGGCAGTGTCACTTGTGTGCAAAATGCAAACAGATACCAGGCCCGCGACGATGCGGGCTTTTTTATGAACAGAATATGAGAACAACAATATGCAAACAGCCAAAACACACCTTGAGTTGCTGACCTGCGAAGCGGTGTATCGCCATAACCCTACAGCTCTGTTCCACCAGGTTTGCGGCGCACGTCCGGCCACCCTGCTGCTGGAATCTGCTGATATCGACAGCAAAGACGATCTCAAAAGCCTGCTGCTGGTTGATAGCGCGCTGCGTATTACAGCATTAGGTGACACTGTCACCATTAAAGCCTTATCAGAAAACGGTGCCGCCCTGCTGCCGCTGCTTGATGCAGCCCTGCCAGCGGGCATCGAAAACGAACACCGCCCGGAAACGCGTATTCTGCATTTCCCACCGGTGAGCCAACTGCTGGATGAAGATGCGCGCCTGTGTTCTCTGTCTGTATTCGACGCCTTCCGCCTGCTGCAAAACCTGGTGGACGTCCCTGAGGACGAACGCGAAGCGATGTTCTTCGGCGGGCTGTTTGCCTATGACCTGGTCGCCGGATTTGAAGATTTGCCTGAAACCGAACAGGGCAACCGCTGCCCGGACTACTGTTTCTACCTGGCCGAAACGCTGATGGTAATTGACCATCAGAAAAAATATACCCGCATTCAGGCCAGCCTGTTCACCCCTTCAGCGTCTGAAAAACAGCGTCTGGCGCAGCGTATTGAGCAGCTCCAGCAGCAGATGACCGAAGAGCCAACCGCGCTGCCGGTCCAGCGTATCGATCATATGCAGTGCGAAACAAACCAGACCGATGACCAGTACGGCGCGGTAGTGCGTCAGATGCAAAAAGCGATTCGCGCCGGTGAGATTTTCCAGGTGGTGCCGTCCCGTCGCTTCTCGCTCCCGTGCCCGTCTCCGCTGGCCGCGTATGACGTGCTGAAGAAGAGCAATCCAAGCCCGTACATGTTCTTCATGCAGGACAACGATTTCACGCTGTTCGGTGCCTCGCCGGAAAGTTCGCTGAAATACGACGCGCCGAGCCGCCAGATTGAAATTTACCCAATTGCAGGAACTCGCCCGCGCGGTCGTCGCGCCGACGGGTCTTTAGATCGCGATCTCGACAGCCGTATTGAGCTGGAGATGCGTACCGACCACAAAGAGTTGTCTGAGCACCTGATGCTGGTCGATCTGGCGCGTAACGATCTGGCGCGCATCTGTACGCCAGGCACACGCTACGTGGCGGACCTGACCAAAGTCGACCGTTACTCCTTCGTGATGCACCTGGTTTCCCGCGTGGTTGGTGAACTGCGTCACGACCTCGACGCCCTGCACGCCTATCGCGCCTGTATGAATATGGGCACCCTGAGCGGTGCACCGAAAGTCCGCGCCATGCAGCTGATTGCTGGTGCCGAAGGCCGCCGTCGCGGCAGCTACGGCGGCGCGGTTGGGTACTTCACCGCACACGGCGACCTGGACACCTGCATCGTCATCCGCTCCGCCTACGTGGAAGATGGCATTGCCACCGTCCAGGCGGGCGCAGGGATTGTTCTCGATTCTGTTCCGCAGTCCGAAGCTGACGAAACTCGCAGTAAAGCACGCGCGGTATTGCGCGCCATTGCTACCGCACACCACGCACAGGAGATTTTCTGATGGCTGACATTCTGCTGCTCGATAATATCGACTCCTTTACTTACAACCTGGCAGACCAGCTGCGTGCCAACGGGCACAACGTGGTGATTTACCGCAATCATGTTCCGGCCCAGACTCTGATCGAGCGTCTGGAAACCATGCAAAGCCCGGTGCTGATGCTCTCCCCGGGCCCTGGCGCACCGAGTGAAGCGGGCTGTATGCCTGAGCTGCTGACCCGCATGCGCGGCAAACTGCCGATTATCGGCATCTGCCTGGGGCATCAGGCGATTGTGGAAGCTTACGGCGGTTACGTCGGCCAGGCGGGTGAAATCCTGCATGGCAAAGCATCCAGCATTGAACACGACGGTCAGGCAATGTTTGCCGGGCTGCCAAATCCGCTGCCAGTGGCGCGTTATCACTCTCTGGTCGGAAGCAACATTCCGGCAGGTTTGACTATCAACGCCTCTTTTGAGGGGATGGTGATGGCCGTGCGTCACGACGCGGATCGCGTCTGCGGCCTGCAGTTCCATCCGGAATCGATTCTGACCTCCAACGGCGCACGCCTGCTGGAACAGACGCTAAACTGGGCGCTACAGAAACTGGAGCAGACCAACACCCTGCAGCCGATTCTGGAAAAACTGTATCAGGCGCAAACCATGACTCAGCAGGAAAGCCATCAGCTCTTCTCTGCGGTCGTGCGCGGCGAGCTGAAGCCAGAACAACTGGCTGCCGCACTGGTCAGCATGAAAGTGCGCGGCGAACAGCCGCAGGAAATTGCCGGTGCGGCCACCGCTCTGCTGGAAAACGCCGCCCCGTTCCCGCGTCCTGATTACACCTTCGCTGATATCGTCGGCACCGGCGGCGACGGCAGCAA
Above is a window of Lelliottia jeotgali DNA encoding:
- a CDS encoding Ribosomal large subunit pseudouridine synthase B gives rise to the protein MSEKLQKVLARAGHGSRREIETIIEAGRVSVDGKIAKLGDRVEVVAGMKIRLDGHVISVKESAEQICRVLAYYKPEGELCTRNDPEGRPTVFDRLPKLRGARWIAVGRLDVNTCGLLLFTTDGELANRLMHPSREVEREYAVRVFGQVDENKLRDLSRGVQLEDGPAAFKTIKFTGGEGINQWYNVTLTEGRNREVRRLWEAVGVQVSRLIRVRYGDILLPKGIPRGGYTELDLTQTNYLRELVELQPETTTKVAVEKDRRRVKANQIRRAVKRHTQVGTARRSGSRNNNG
- a CDS encoding putative YciO protein, TsaC-YrdC → MSQFFYIHPDNPQARLINQAVEIVRKGGVIVYPTDSGYALGCKIEDKGAMERICRIRHLPDGHNFTLMCRDLSEISTYAYVDNVAFRLIKNNTPGNYTFILKGTKEVPRRLLQEKRKTIGMRVPSNPIAQMLLETLGEPMLSTSLMLPGSDFTESDPEEIKDRLEKQVDLIIHGGYLGQQPTTVVDLTEDAPEVIREGVGDVKPFL
- a CDS encoding PHP C-terminal domain protein; amino-acid sequence: MMETALSETKYAVIYDLHSHTQASDGLLTPEALVHRAVEMRVGTLAITDHDTTDAIPAARAEIARSSLPLNLVSGVEISTVWENHEIHIVGLNIDIENPALCAFLEEQKERRNQRAELIGERLEKSQIPGALEGARRLANGGAVTRGHFARFLVEAGKANNFADVFKKYLARGKTGYVPPQWCTIKQAIDVIHHSGGKAVLAHPGRYNLSAKWLKRLLAHFAEHGGEAMEVSQCQQAPNERSQLATYARQYGLLASQGSDFHQPCAWIELGRKLWLPAGVEPVWGLWEQPQQHIEEREA
- a CDS encoding Anthranilate synthase, aminase component — encoded protein: MQTAKTHLELLTCEAVYRHNPTALFHQVCGARPATLLLESADIDSKDDLKSLLLVDSALRITALGDTVTIKALSENGAALLPLLDAALPAGIENEHRPETRILHFPPVSQLLDEDARLCSLSVFDAFRLLQNLVDVPEDEREAMFFGGLFAYDLVAGFEDLPETEQGNRCPDYCFYLAETLMVIDHQKKYTRIQASLFTPSASEKQRLAQRIEQLQQQMTEEPTALPVQRIDHMQCETNQTDDQYGAVVRQMQKAIRAGEIFQVVPSRRFSLPCPSPLAAYDVLKKSNPSPYMFFMQDNDFTLFGASPESSLKYDAPSRQIEIYPIAGTRPRGRRADGSLDRDLDSRIELEMRTDHKELSEHLMLVDLARNDLARICTPGTRYVADLTKVDRYSFVMHLVSRVVGELRHDLDALHAYRACMNMGTLSGAPKVRAMQLIAGAEGRRRGSYGGAVGYFTAHGDLDTCIVIRSAYVEDGIATVQAGAGIVLDSVPQSEADETRSKARAVLRAIATAHHAQEIF
- a CDS encoding Anthranilate synthase, amidotransferase component, yielding MADILLLDNIDSFTYNLADQLRANGHNVVIYRNHVPAQTLIERLETMQSPVLMLSPGPGAPSEAGCMPELLTRMRGKLPIIGICLGHQAIVEAYGGYVGQAGEILHGKASSIEHDGQAMFAGLPNPLPVARYHSLVGSNIPAGLTINASFEGMVMAVRHDADRVCGLQFHPESILTSNGARLLEQTLNWALQKLEQTNTLQPILEKLYQAQTMTQQESHQLFSAVVRGELKPEQLAAALVSMKVRGEQPQEIAGAATALLENAAPFPRPDYTFADIVGTGGDGSNSINISTASAFVAAACGMKVAKHGNRSVSSRSGSSDLLAAFGINLEMNAERSREALDDLGVCFLFAPKYHTGFRHAMPVRQQLKTRTLFNVLGPLINPAHPPLALIGVYSPELVLPIAETLRVLGYQRAAVVHSGGMDEVSLHAPTLVAELRDGEIQSYQLDATDFGLTPYRQEQLAGGTPEENRDILTRLLQGKGEAAHEAAVAANVAMLMRLHGEEDLQANAQKVLDVLRSGAAYDRVTALAARG